The region CTGGTAGTTTATGTTCTAGAGAAACGTTGAATCCTTATGCTCGCACAGCTTGAAAGGAGTTTTCGCGCTTGTACCTCTCGCCTTACCGGATATTTTCCAGCCTTTAACACTCTGTCTATCGTTTGCTCTGAGCAAACGCACCGTTGGTAGCATTAGAGGCGTGCATTCGATGCCGCCATTGTTTAGCTTAGCACTAGAATTGTGTGTTTTCACTCGTTAATTACCCATTGAGTTTGTACATTCATTCAAATTCGTTTAAAATAGAACTATCGTTGGCAAAATACGCGTTCAAATCGAGTATATAAATCTATCTGTTACATTGTGCCATTCCGCGCGCTACTCTCTGATACGCAGCAGTTGATACGTTCGTTAATTCCCACTCTCTTCCCTATCCATTACACTAAAAAAAGGTCCGTAAAAGGGTTCCCTAACCGTTACACCGTTTCATTCACATCACATTTCCATCTCgtacgttggttggttgtgctTCTTTCCTACATGCGTTAACACTAtatcttttttcttctatctGAAACTCAACGCGTAATCAGTTTGATTATTTAATGGAAGATAAGGATGCATCGATCTGGTTGCAGGCCACGACACAGGATCATTACGATTGCATCTCACATCTCGCACACTGCTGAACGGTCAGCTTACCGTTATCTCGTTAGTAAATTGAAGATCAAAGAACGGTTTGTCGAAGGTCAGTTCAAGCCACCCCACACCGTGGTTTCCTTGGAAACCGATTTCATGGTGCCGCTCTGTTAAAACCATTCATGCCATCGCGGTGCGGCTGGCGATAATCGATGGTacggtgatcatcatcgccacccaCCGGTATCGAGGCTGCGCGTCAGGCCACATTCCACCGAAGAGTCGTACTCGTGGGGCGTCGGATCCGAGTAGAACGAGGGTCGGGACAGCATCAACGAGTGTTCGTCGGCCAGCATCGCAAACTCGCTGTAGCTCGGCTGACAACCCTTCCCGCTGCTGCCCGGCCAATAGCTCGTCCTCgagtagtggtgatggtgctgcagagAGCGCAGGAACGAGAAGCGTAAAGTAGGATTAACCGGATTGAATTGGTATGCTAATTCCTCTTCGATCGGCCGACTGGTTGTGAGGGAATTTGTGGCGCAATTTTCAAACTACAATCGAACTGGGACCAATGAGCGTAACAGTTGCGTCGAAAGGGATGCTACCGATGGAATGACGCTTTGCTGGAAGTTCCGATTGAAGTGTTGAATGCACATTCAAAACGAGTTTGAGCCGGAATTCCCCTTAGCCAGATGAACCGGTGATGATTTCACTCACAAAACGAGAACCAACTATCAAGAATTTCAAATGAAACTGTAAATTAATCAATGGAGCCATTGTGGATTTGCCTGTTGAAGTGTTCCAAGTGTTTCAAGAACTTGCGAGTTACTGGATGGACAGACAGCACTGAAACATTCCCAACCCGAAAGGGCTAATGGGCAGTGATGTCAATTGGGAATCTCACCATAGCACCTATTTAATTATCCGTAAATTTGGTGCTCGCAGCATCATCCAGTCTAGGCTAATGAAATGAGACAGTTAGATGCTTGCCGAATCATCGCATACTCGGGCGTAAGATATTAATTAGCGTAAGTGACGGAAAAGATTGCTCCGAACAGAAGTTCCGAGTTTGTGTCGTGTATTAACACTTTTGCTTACATTGCCGAAGCGACTCTTCGACTACCAACCGTTCTGCTGTCTGGTTTGCCGACAGTCGACGTCGATTCAATAACTTTCTTCGCTCGGAAGCGGTCGGTCTCTCGGGCGCCATTACGGTCGTGGTGGTATTCAATAAAACCGTCCGTCCAAGTATTTCtgcccaccaaaaacccagcCGAAAGTGTGATGAAGTGGAAAGAATGGTTCACATGAAAGCATAATTCCCGAGGGTTATCACGGCTACGCACATTGCGGCACACGAGCGCATCGCGATCCAatcgctgtgctgctgttggaacCCGCGTGTCGTCAACCATTCCAATGCCTTGCTTCAATGCGCGGTCCACAGAAATCAACCGTCGGGCATGGACACTGACGGCCCAATTTGGCTCAATCCCTCGTtccttctctctatctctgctGCTCGGATAGCGCAATCATCGCCTACTCATTGGTACACGGCAGTCATGACATTGGACGTGGCCGGCAAAGCGTTCATTCGTTAACTCAATCAATTCCCTCTGTCAACCGTGTTCCGGgcattttcttttgtgtgcTCCAAGACTCAATCTGTCAATTTCCTGCCAAAATAGCGCACACCATCTGCAGCGGCATCAAATCATAAATAGCACCGGAAGGACGAACGAAGGGACGAAGTCAGAACCAGTCGGAAGGAACCGGAAAACGAAGCAACTAATACGACCAAAGTGGAAGCAAGTGTCGCAGGAAACCGAGAAGCGAGTCGAGAAGCGGATAGTGGAGAGTGGTTTCCTAGCATACCTCTTTGCCAGCACCCTTCCGGTTGCtagcggttccggtggtgttgttgttggttgcacTCTGTCCTACCAGCACCTTCGACTGTGGACGATTTCCGATTTGGCTGATTATTCGTCCGAATGTGgtagtgttgctgttgcaaccATTTCCGTTGGCGATGGTGTGGTaattggtgttgttggtgctgctactaccgaaGCGATTGTAAAACCGTGTTGTGGCCGTTGTGGCTACCTCCGATCCACCGGCAATCGCACCACCCCCGACCGTGCCACTGGGCGATGAGCGGAGCATTGTTGCTGTGGAAAAGAGAAATCGAAtaaatttgatgaaaaacaCGAGCAAtaattgtgtttttgttgaaaaacatAACGGCGAAAATCTTTTATGTAGATTTAACATCCAAAGCGCAGtctagcaaaaacaaaaatcagaTCTAATATGCTTCCCGCACTATTTGGCTCCAGCGAAATAAATGAATAGCATCCCTGTGGTTTTCACGCGCAACATATGAATAGTGCGTGACATGATTAGGTCAAGCTCAGCTTTCCTCCGGCATTTCGCCGGTACACTCTTGTCCTACGCAGgtcatggaggcgccaggtggtTCACTAGGTCGTGTGGATGTACggtgttgctttgtttgcggTAGTCTGCATGGTATCGCCCTAACCCGTACCTGTAGGTTGCAGCAACGCAATGCCGCCATTTTGGTTGAGATGATTCATCGTTATGCTGCGGTGGTCGGTTACCAGCAGCTCATCCTTATTGTCCCGTCCGGTAAGCCGGTCTGAGTGGGGCCCTATGATGCCGGAGACCGCATCTGGAATGAGGTAGATAGAACGTGCTAATTCACCGGTGTACCTTCGGGTGTTTTCTGTGGTTGTTTTGCGGCACATCGTACTGCCAAGCGGAATCTACCGACGGTAGCCTTATTTGCGCTCAAGCAACGATGCATGAGCAACCCTACAGTGGTGCTCTTCAAGGAAAATAACCTAATTAAGATTGCAACACCCACTGATACAGTGTAGTTACTGTAAGGTGCAGCTATAAAAAACGGGTTTGTATGAAGTGACATGAAGTCGAGCGAGAGTTCAAGTCCGATTCGTATagccaagcaaacaaacagctcAAAGAGCTTCAACAGAGCCTGCTCTGTGCGAAGGATTACACTTGGAGAGTCAGACAGATTAAAAAGAAATGTGCAGCAAGGATGGATGGTaaggaaacaacaaacaaagtaGCTACTCCAGACGTAAGCACGTCGCTTTGTTCTTTGGCCATCCTACagaattatgtttttgttaGTAAAGGACGTGATAAGTGATGCATGGAGCTACACGATTACTTTATGATTTGCTAGTCAAACTTAACCACCTGGCCAGAGCTTTTCGTGGGCGAGAGTGAATGAATAGTCGGAACCATCCTTTCGTTACTCAAAACAACATGGACTACTGTATCCATGAACTCACAAAAAAAGCTTGCATAAGGCaacggagagaaaaaaggaatggctcagaaaaagcaaaagcccgTTTTTCAAGAGGACAGTAGCAAAGCTTTGGTGCTAAATACATAGTGACCGGTGGATCGTCTACCGGCTGCTCCGTACCAGTTGAGCGCCGCTGGGCTGCGTTCGGTGTTTGTGCTCCACCGAGCGTATTGCGGCGCCAGCACCGAAGCCGACACTTCATCGCGTAAGAACCGTAGACGAGCGGATTCATGCACGAGTTAGAGACGGCCATCAGGAACAGTCCATCCTGGACGGCAACATCAACTTTGGCGGCACTTTCGCGGTCAAACATGTACCTGAAATCGGGAAATGGAAAGCCCCGGTCACTCGCCCGTCTACTCGCGTCCGACTAAACTGACAAGCCAGCTCGGGGAAAACCTACCACAGTGTCATCACGACGTACGGTGTCCAACACCAGACGAATACGACCACGATGGTAATGGTGAGCCGGAGTGTCCTTTGTCGGGCCCGTTCGATGTGCGTCAAATCGTTGCATCGGAGGCGCATTGTCCCGGGAGTGTTGGAATCACTTGTTTCtggagatagagagcgagagagagagagagaaaacagagGGAGAACAAATAGGGGAACGGAAGAGGGACAGGAGGGGTGCATAAAAACAGAATCAGAATCATGAAACTTATACCATTGATCATCGACACCTGATTGAGGCTGGCTCTGTACCCACCAGCCGTAAATGCCCCACGAGAGAAGACCTCATTAGCCATTCCGATTGAAAACCGGGCGCAACGTGGAAGCAATTAATTATGGTTGGATTGAAGAGTGCATTATTTGTTGGCCGATTTCAGGGAAATGTCCAAATGAGATTCATTCGCACATCCTGTGCAAGCACATAACCTGAGTGTCAAAAAACCCTGTATCTGAGGCCCATTTAAATGGGCTCCCTTTTGGGAaacacagcaacacagcatTTGAGCTCTCTTGAACCGTAACATGAGATAACATGAGATAATAGCAAAATAAGCTCAAGCTCCCTCTCGATGGTTGACGGTATTGTAGCCAGTCCCACAAGGGAATCCCCTTTTCGGTATCACATTGTTATGTGAATCACGTGGGATTCATCTAGCGAACTGGCAGAAACCTCGCGCATTTTGATATATTGTTCGTTACGCAGCTGAAAGTGGCTGTGaaagtgcgtgcgtgagaGGGCGCTGGGCACTGTGGGTATATCCTATTCGAGTGCTTCGTGTAAAGAAGTCCCAGCTGCCAGAAACAGGAAAATTTACGAAAAATTAGCCCTCCTCCGTTGGCCACCATTATGTATGCGGCGTCGTGATGGTTCCGGATGAAGCCCacttctgtttcgtttcgttccagAAAGGACGTGACGAGATGCTTACCCTTTTCCCGGGACCGATTGGAGATTTCGCATAGGATGATGACGTAGGCACCGCTGATAACCACCAGTGGCAGGAAGTACATCGCTATCACGCAGAACAGATTGTAGGCCGTCTCGAGGCCCGGGGTGGCGAAGAAGCCGAACGTGACGCACTGCGTAAAGCCTGGCActtgcggatgctgctgcactcggAAGATGATACTCTGCGCAAACGGGAGCAGTGGAATTATGAtagaaatgataaaacaacGTCCAGCGTAAATTAGTTTTCTCTGCTTGTGCCAACCCTGGTcagttgctgttgatggtttgGGGACAAATGGAATCCTCCTGACAAAAAGGAATATGCCGAGGGAATTGCGAGTAATGACGAGAAGGTATTCCatttcgtcttcgtcgtcggcgtcgtcgccgtcgtcgtcgtcaatgtAGCCAACCGGTGATCAAGGATTCTCGAGATGTTCCGTACCTTTCCCGGTCTCCGTTTTGACAAACGCCTGACTCGAATACAACTGTCATGCGAATGATGAAGGGTTTGATCCCGGGGCACTGTATCGGTACGTTTGGTCGGATGATTTAGGGGTTTTTAGGCGAGTACTCGGTGTTATCAATCTGCAGTCGTCCACTTCAGCGTCCAAGTGGGCGAAAGCGGCAAACTCGAGAGCAACAGTTGATGAAGGTTAAGCATCTATTTTGGGTGTACGATCCCTAGCTAACAGAGTTTccatatcatcatcgttttcgtcatcatcggtggtgaaggaaatAGGGCggtaggaaaaaagggaacgccGAATGAAATGTGTCAAAGTGCGATCACGTCGCAATACCGGACGACGATAAATTGATACACGTCCTTTTAtattaaaaagaaacagtaaaaagtaaaaatattGTCTAACGTAATCAATGGTAGGTTCCACAGACCTGACGAGTGCTCGCTGGAATCCAAAATCGAAATAATAAAactcatttcatcattttaatAAGCTTTACCCGGAAATTCGTTCATGGTGCAAATTGGTCGGTCGTGCAGTATGAGCATCATATTTCGGCAATATATAAAAAATACATCCCACGAATCCCAAGAAAGGGAGCATCGGAATGCACACCATTGAATTATGTTGGCATCTTTTCAGCGCGGAA is a window of Anopheles aquasalis chromosome 2, idAnoAquaMG_Q_19, whole genome shotgun sequence DNA encoding:
- the LOC126569071 gene encoding adipokinetic hormone/corazonin-related peptide receptor variant I-like, with protein sequence MYLAAGLLNIMDISLQHEHLQEYLLNAAAMANYSGTLPYGLGAFGGLSINGTGLLAGMDKNGSEVTITAPGHTDSTVAVIIVYCVLFVIAAGGNLSVVITLFRSRRHRRSRVSLMICHLAVADLMVAFIMIPLEVGWRITVQWHAGNVACKVFLFMRAFCLYLSSNVLVCVSLDRCFAVIYPLRVSAARKRGKIMLGGAWFIAFINAVPQSIIFRVQQHPQVPGFTQCVTFGFFATPGLETAYNLFCVIAMYFLPLVVISGAYVIILCEISNRSREKETSDSNTPGTMRLRCNDLTHIERARQRTLRLTITIVVVFVWCWTPYVVMTLWYMFDRESAAKVDVAVQDGLFLMAVSNSCMNPLVYGSYAMKCRLRCWRRNTLGGAQTPNAAQRRSTDAVSGIIGPHSDRLTGRDNKDELLVTDHRSITMNHLNQNGGIALLQPTATMLRSSPSGTVGGGAIAGGSEVATTATTRFYNRFGSSSTNNTNYHTIANGNGCNSNTTTFGRIISQIGNRPQSKVLVGQSATNNNTTGTASNRKGAGKEHHHHYSRTSYWPGSSGKGCQPSYSEFAMLADEHSLMLSRPSFYSDPTPHEYDSSVECGLTRSLDTGGWR